From uncultured Roseateles sp., the proteins below share one genomic window:
- a CDS encoding PEP-CTERM sorting domain-containing protein yields the protein MKLHALFTAALAASSALAFAPAQAAVVIDDFNTPQTFFSCDFPGLSYKAGDMLYGDRLFSGGCSKPAAGGAITVAGGLASYGAGGISQITINALYDASLPPGSGDPVQAADLTQAGANDRFAMRIRVSNDTRFTLSVTSASESASLQLDLPATAGFVDLALPFASFSPASAALWQGVTRVSFQIVDTTVNPGGSFSASGDIDFIRAVPEPGSAVLLGLGLLGLALRRQSAASSLFQ from the coding sequence ATGAAACTTCATGCCTTGTTCACAGCCGCGCTGGCGGCCTCTTCGGCGCTGGCCTTCGCGCCCGCGCAGGCCGCTGTCGTGATTGACGACTTCAATACCCCGCAGACCTTCTTCAGCTGCGACTTTCCCGGCCTGTCCTACAAGGCCGGCGACATGCTGTACGGCGACCGGCTGTTCAGCGGCGGCTGCTCCAAGCCCGCGGCCGGCGGCGCCATCACGGTGGCTGGCGGGCTGGCCAGCTATGGCGCCGGTGGCATCAGCCAGATCACCATCAACGCCTTGTACGACGCCTCGCTGCCGCCCGGCTCGGGCGATCCGGTGCAGGCGGCGGACCTGACGCAGGCCGGCGCCAACGACCGCTTCGCCATGCGCATCAGGGTGAGCAACGACACCCGCTTCACGCTGAGCGTGACCAGCGCCTCAGAGTCCGCCTCGCTGCAGCTCGATCTGCCGGCCACGGCGGGCTTTGTCGATCTGGCCCTGCCGTTTGCCAGCTTCAGCCCGGCCTCGGCCGCTCTGTGGCAGGGCGTCACCCGCGTGAGCTTCCAGATCGTTGATACCACCGTCAACCCCGGCGGCTCGTTCTCGGCCAGCGGCGACATCGACTTCATCCGCGCCGTGCCCGAGCCCGGCAGCGCCGTTCTGCTGGGCTTGGGCCTGCTGGGCCTGGCCCTGCGCCGCCAATCTGCCGCCTCCTCCCTCTTCCAATAG
- a CDS encoding TonB-dependent receptor: protein MYKRTQLARALALAFGGTLLALSVQLPTQAQSNTTGLIYGQVPQAGDAAVLIENQATGVKRRVNPGADGKFQATALPPGSYKVSLLRGDAVQRSMVVEVQIGQGAQADLLEALQSVQVTGRRKTIDVSNTNNGAAFTALTLAALPTAQNVDAIIQLAPNTTRADSRYAGASFGGGAASENSYYINGFPVTNSLTGLGSSELPFGAVAQAQILTGGFGAEFGRSIGGVVNIITKSGSNQWEAGASLSLTPQGLRSKYRDILYPTTGAAENAATDGKLYRRREDNRRDDLTLGAYVGGPLIKDRLFMFVAVEKQSSDTEGVNRTKADTVGDTAKFGWYDREDRSKRYLAKFDWALHADHNLELTLIGDDSTRVQRLSGYDYDTRARNGKVLDTGHFGNNPITSQLMPVGGDVQIAKYTGNFGDELTVTSLYGQKLTKKTNTWDEYDVYAKGQGLYSVVAPQNTRAPGKAYDNFQPSIDNILPKDAQDRVKAFRLDVEYRMGRHTLRAGLDEVRLNSRFAGEAYAGGGVWRYFKTDTPQTPITMSAGPLVAVGAGAAPGSLAAQGYYVRERIFHDETDAQSNQSAQYLEDRYQVNRDLLLIAGLRNEQFVNKNGDGQTFIKMGNQLLPRFAAAWDANGDASLKVFGSAGRYAIQLPTAAAVRGASRSTLTEQFYTYTGVDAQGQPTGRQELTGVRSVNNEVGQAKDARSVAATDLKPAYQDELTLGFEKALNPSFNFGGKLTYRVMKTAIDDFCDARPMERWLKRHPEIDASKYAPPSCLLFNPGRANTFLADFSNTKANYTSVTLSNEDLGGYESARRTYVAIDLFAEHPLRDGWYGRVNYTWSRNKGNTEGQTRSETGQTDIGQTQSWDTPELMVGANGLLPNHRAHQIKAFGFVDLTPQWSLGANLLLASGRPKNCVGNQPASFDPNYNYGSAYFFCDGKPAPRGSAGNLPWDQRLDLNVVYKPQQLKGLALKVDMFNVFNRQITQNVDETYNSGSQVSATYGRVVSYTDPRSVKLTVSYEHSF, encoded by the coding sequence ATGTACAAGAGAACCCAACTGGCGCGAGCCCTTGCGCTGGCCTTTGGCGGCACCCTGCTGGCACTGAGCGTGCAGCTGCCCACCCAGGCGCAGTCCAACACCACCGGCCTGATCTACGGCCAGGTGCCCCAGGCCGGTGACGCGGCCGTGCTGATCGAGAACCAGGCCACCGGCGTGAAGCGCCGTGTCAACCCCGGCGCCGATGGCAAATTCCAGGCCACGGCTCTGCCGCCGGGCAGCTACAAGGTCAGCCTGCTGCGCGGCGACGCGGTGCAGCGCAGCATGGTCGTCGAGGTGCAGATCGGCCAGGGCGCACAGGCCGATCTGCTGGAGGCGTTGCAAAGCGTGCAGGTCACCGGCCGGCGCAAGACCATTGACGTCAGCAACACCAACAACGGCGCGGCCTTCACGGCCCTGACCCTGGCCGCCCTGCCGACGGCACAGAACGTGGACGCCATCATCCAGCTCGCACCGAACACGACGCGGGCCGATTCGCGCTACGCCGGCGCCAGCTTCGGCGGCGGCGCGGCCTCGGAGAACTCGTACTACATCAATGGCTTCCCGGTCACCAACTCGCTGACCGGCCTGGGCTCGTCGGAGTTGCCCTTCGGCGCCGTGGCCCAGGCGCAGATACTGACCGGCGGCTTTGGTGCCGAGTTCGGCCGCTCGATCGGCGGCGTGGTCAACATCATCACCAAGAGCGGCAGCAACCAGTGGGAGGCCGGCGCCAGCCTGAGCCTCACGCCCCAGGGCCTGCGCTCCAAATACCGCGACATCCTCTACCCCACCACGGGCGCGGCCGAGAACGCCGCCACCGACGGCAAGCTCTACCGCCGCCGCGAAGACAACCGCCGCGATGACCTGACCCTGGGCGCCTATGTCGGCGGCCCGCTGATCAAGGACCGGCTGTTCATGTTCGTTGCGGTAGAGAAGCAAAGCAGCGACACCGAGGGCGTCAACCGCACCAAGGCAGACACGGTGGGCGACACCGCCAAGTTCGGCTGGTACGACCGCGAAGACCGGTCGAAGCGCTATCTGGCCAAGTTCGACTGGGCCCTGCATGCCGACCACAACCTCGAGCTGACCCTGATCGGCGACGACTCGACCCGCGTGCAGCGCCTGTCCGGATACGACTACGACACCCGGGCACGCAATGGCAAGGTGCTGGACACCGGCCACTTCGGCAACAACCCGATCACCTCGCAACTGATGCCCGTGGGCGGCGATGTGCAGATCGCCAAGTACACCGGCAACTTCGGCGATGAGCTGACGGTCACCAGCCTCTACGGCCAGAAGCTGACGAAAAAGACCAACACCTGGGACGAGTACGACGTCTATGCCAAGGGCCAGGGCCTGTACTCGGTGGTCGCACCGCAGAACACGCGGGCGCCGGGCAAGGCCTACGACAACTTCCAGCCCAGCATCGACAACATCCTTCCCAAGGACGCGCAGGACAGGGTCAAGGCCTTCCGCCTTGACGTCGAGTACCGCATGGGCCGGCACACGCTGCGCGCAGGCCTCGACGAGGTGAGGCTGAACTCGCGCTTTGCCGGCGAGGCCTATGCCGGTGGCGGGGTCTGGCGCTATTTCAAGACCGACACGCCGCAGACGCCTATCACCATGTCCGCCGGCCCCCTGGTTGCCGTCGGTGCCGGCGCCGCGCCAGGCAGCCTGGCCGCCCAGGGCTATTACGTGCGCGAACGCATCTTCCACGACGAGACCGACGCGCAATCGAACCAGAGCGCGCAATACCTGGAAGACCGCTACCAGGTGAACAGGGATTTGCTGCTGATCGCCGGCCTGCGCAACGAGCAGTTCGTCAACAAGAACGGCGATGGCCAGACCTTCATCAAGATGGGCAACCAGCTGCTGCCCCGCTTTGCCGCCGCCTGGGATGCCAACGGCGATGCCTCGCTGAAGGTCTTCGGCAGCGCCGGCCGCTATGCCATACAGCTGCCCACCGCCGCGGCCGTGCGCGGCGCCAGCCGCTCGACCCTGACCGAGCAGTTCTACACCTACACCGGTGTCGATGCCCAGGGCCAGCCCACCGGCCGCCAGGAGCTGACCGGCGTGCGCTCGGTCAACAACGAGGTCGGCCAGGCCAAGGACGCCAGGAGCGTGGCCGCCACCGACCTCAAGCCCGCCTACCAGGACGAGCTGACCCTGGGCTTCGAGAAGGCGCTGAACCCCAGCTTCAACTTCGGCGGCAAGCTGACCTACCGCGTGATGAAGACAGCCATCGACGACTTCTGCGATGCCCGGCCGATGGAGCGCTGGCTCAAACGCCACCCCGAGATCGACGCATCGAAGTACGCGCCACCCTCCTGCCTGCTGTTCAACCCCGGCCGCGCCAACACCTTCCTCGCGGACTTCTCGAACACCAAGGCCAACTACACCTCGGTCACGCTCAGCAACGAGGATCTGGGCGGCTACGAGTCGGCGCGCCGCACCTACGTCGCCATCGACCTGTTTGCCGAGCATCCGCTGCGTGACGGCTGGTATGGCCGCGTCAACTACACCTGGTCGCGCAACAAGGGCAATACCGAGGGCCAGACCCGCTCCGAAACCGGCCAGACCGACATCGGCCAGACGCAGAGCTGGGACACGCCGGAGCTGATGGTGGGCGCCAACGGCCTGCTGCCCAACCACCGCGCGCACCAGATCAAGGCCTTCGGCTTCGTCGACCTGACGCCGCAATGGTCGCTGGGTGCGAATCTGCTGCTGGCCTCGGGCCGGCCGAAGAACTGCGTCGGCAACCAGCCGGCCAGCTTCGACCCGAACTACAACTACGGCTCGGCCTACTTCTTCTGCGACGGCAAGCCGGCACCGCGCGGCTCGGCCGGCAATCTGCCCTGGGACCAGCGCCTGGACCTGAATGTGGTCTACAAGCCCCAGCAGCTCAAGGGCCTGGCGCTCAAGGTCGACATGTTCAACGTCTTCAACCGCCAGATCACGCAGAACGTGGACGAAACCTACAACAGCGGCTCGCAGGTCAGCGCCACCTACGGCCGCGTGGTCAGCTACACCGACCCGCGCTCGGTCAAGCTGACGGTGAGCTACGAGCATTCGTTCTGA
- a CDS encoding LytTR family DNA-binding domain-containing protein, giving the protein MNPWTALVVDDEALARSNLMLALGEHPDWQCIGSCASAAEARVVMAEHPVDLLLLDIQMPRQNGLSFAAELCRSPKPPLVVFVTAYDEHALSAFDVFALDYLLKPFDDQRFASMLARASQTLTLQQSADYVEAMGGFLREQQDLAAGQPCPALQSLTVRSVGLVEKVELADVEWISAAGNYVELHLRGRVLLHRSALSAIEERLPAGQFLRVHRTAIVRRNGVATLAVTGDSTYEATLRSGDKVVVSERFVKDVRKLFA; this is encoded by the coding sequence ATGAATCCGTGGACAGCCCTGGTCGTTGACGATGAGGCACTGGCGCGCAGCAACCTGATGCTGGCGCTCGGCGAGCACCCGGACTGGCAATGCATCGGCAGCTGCGCCAGCGCCGCCGAGGCCCGCGTGGTGATGGCCGAGCACCCGGTGGACCTGCTGCTGCTGGACATCCAGATGCCGCGCCAGAACGGCCTGAGCTTCGCGGCCGAGCTGTGCCGCAGCCCCAAGCCCCCACTGGTGGTGTTTGTCACGGCCTACGACGAACATGCGCTGAGTGCCTTCGACGTGTTTGCGCTCGACTACCTGCTCAAGCCCTTCGATGACCAGCGCTTTGCCAGCATGCTGGCCCGTGCCAGTCAGACCTTGACGCTGCAGCAGAGCGCCGACTATGTCGAGGCCATGGGCGGCTTTCTGCGCGAGCAGCAAGACCTTGCTGCGGGCCAGCCCTGCCCGGCGCTGCAATCGCTGACGGTGCGCTCGGTCGGCCTGGTCGAGAAGGTGGAACTGGCCGATGTCGAATGGATCAGCGCGGCCGGCAACTATGTCGAGCTGCATCTGCGCGGCCGTGTGCTACTGCACCGCTCGGCGCTGAGTGCCATCGAGGAGCGCCTGCCCGCGGGTCAGTTCCTGCGCGTGCACCGCACCGCCATTGTTCGTCGCAATGGAGTGGCGACGCTGGCCGTGACTGGCGACAGCACCTACGAAGCGACGCTGCGCTCGGGCGACAAGGTGGTGGTCAGCGAGCGCTTCGTGAAGGATGTGCGCAAGCTGTTTGCTTGA
- a CDS encoding histidine kinase: MTTSSPTPARAWLRALFTCCVVWLGICLLLALSISSDSLRPGRRPLGFGLVLWDVLPLFPPFVLLSWGFFLHARRWPRWWSEPRAMLLAYLASMALFMPVWMAYLTVVQLLQDGKPLGLWWPTLLQPTWFNRFYDLLLASGTFIFQVGMTARRNAQQREQAWRSEQTDNLRLRLALLQGQLEPHFLFNALNSISALVRGSDRNTALSALSRVSELLRYALRASQTDWVSVQQELDFVRDYLELQTLRFGAGLQLLWQLDDGDWSLIACPPLLFQPLVENAIRHGLEAHEGRGRIVLSLRRQDARLTLSVSNPMPDEGARQAGHGMGLAASRQRLTMLYGEDAAGLHTRVADGRFELDLFFPLREMHESVDSPGR; the protein is encoded by the coding sequence ATGACCACTTCCTCTCCCACTCCTGCACGCGCCTGGTTGCGCGCCTTGTTCACCTGCTGCGTGGTTTGGCTGGGTATTTGCCTGCTGCTGGCCTTGTCCATCAGCAGCGATTCCCTGCGTCCGGGGCGCCGGCCGCTGGGCTTCGGGCTGGTGTTGTGGGATGTGCTGCCGCTGTTTCCGCCTTTTGTCCTGCTCAGCTGGGGCTTCTTCCTGCACGCGCGGCGCTGGCCGCGGTGGTGGTCGGAGCCCCGGGCGATGCTGCTGGCCTATTTGGCGAGCATGGCGTTGTTCATGCCTGTGTGGATGGCCTACCTGACTGTCGTCCAGCTGCTGCAGGACGGCAAGCCGCTGGGGCTGTGGTGGCCGACGTTGCTGCAACCCACCTGGTTCAACCGGTTCTATGACCTGTTGCTGGCCAGTGGCACCTTCATCTTCCAGGTGGGCATGACCGCCCGGCGCAATGCGCAACAGCGCGAGCAGGCCTGGCGGAGCGAGCAGACCGACAATCTGCGCCTGCGCCTGGCCCTGCTGCAGGGGCAACTGGAGCCACACTTCCTGTTCAATGCGCTGAACAGCATCTCGGCCCTGGTGCGCGGCAGCGACCGCAACACGGCGCTGTCCGCGCTGAGCCGCGTCAGTGAGTTGCTGCGCTATGCCCTGCGTGCCAGCCAGACCGACTGGGTCTCGGTGCAGCAGGAGCTGGACTTCGTGCGTGACTATCTGGAGCTGCAGACCTTGCGCTTCGGCGCCGGCCTGCAGCTGCTTTGGCAGCTGGACGACGGCGATTGGTCGCTCATCGCCTGCCCGCCGCTGCTGTTCCAGCCCCTGGTCGAGAACGCCATCCGCCACGGGCTTGAGGCCCATGAGGGGCGGGGCCGCATCGTGCTGAGCCTCAGGCGCCAGGACGCGCGGTTGACGCTGAGCGTGAGCAACCCGATGCCGGACGAAGGCGCCCGCCAGGCTGGCCACGGCATGGGCCTGGCGGCCAGCCGGCAGCGCCTGACCATGTTGTATGGCGAGGATGCGGCGGGCCTGCACACCCGTGTGGCCGATGGCCGCTTCGAGCTGGATCTGTTCTTCCCCTTGCGAGAAATGCATGAATCCGTGGACAGCCCTGGTCGTTGA
- a CDS encoding 2Fe-2S iron-sulfur cluster-binding protein: MIKLTVNGKAVSLDADPEMPLLWALREDLQLTGTKFGCGMALCGACTVHLDGQPVRACSTPISAAAGKKVTTIEGVGESKTGKAVQAAWTKIDVPQCGYCQSGQIMSACALLAAKKSPSDADIDNAMSGNICRCGTYNQIRAAIHAASVSLAKGA, from the coding sequence ATGATCAAGCTGACTGTGAATGGCAAAGCGGTGTCGCTAGACGCCGATCCCGAGATGCCCCTGCTGTGGGCCCTGCGTGAGGATTTGCAGCTCACCGGCACCAAGTTCGGCTGCGGCATGGCGCTGTGCGGCGCCTGCACCGTGCACCTCGATGGCCAGCCGGTGCGCGCCTGCTCGACCCCGATCTCCGCCGCCGCCGGCAAGAAGGTGACGACGATAGAGGGCGTGGGCGAGAGCAAGACAGGCAAGGCCGTGCAGGCCGCCTGGACCAAGATCGATGTGCCGCAGTGCGGCTACTGCCAGAGCGGCCAGATCATGAGCGCCTGCGCGCTGCTCGCGGCCAAGAAGTCGCCCAGCGACGCCGACATCGACAACGCGATGAGCGGCAATATCTGCCGTTGCGGCACCTACAACCAGATCCGGGCAGCTATTCATGCCGCCTCGGTGTCGCTGGCAAAGGGGGCCTGA
- a CDS encoding xanthine dehydrogenase family protein molybdopterin-binding subunit: MDSTTTVRSNSRRQFLKTSTGAALVVGFALPAALTRAQAQQAQSNTFAPNAWLRITPDNKVTVVCGSAEMGQGVLTAIPMLLAEELDADWQLVGVEQAPVDQAYNNPMFGMQATGGSTTVRAHWTPLREAGAAAREMLVAAAAAQWKVEPASLRTELSHVIGPGGKKLSYGALVADASKQSVPTKPALKAPKDFKILGKPTNRLDTPAKINGTAKFGIDAHLDGLLVAVMARAPLPGAKVRSLKDDKAKAVKGVAQVIPLPSGVAVLASGYWAAKKGRDALEIEWDLGDKAALSSEQVSAMLADGAAKADAVAKTSGDITAGLAGGAKRLSAQYEAPYLAHACMEPLNCTAWVRGDAVEIWAGTQSQGPAQGILSQVAQATPAKVKINTMLLGGGFGRRFAPDFTIDATLLSKISGRPVKLIYSREDDMMAGFYRPASVAQFEGALDDKGRPTALSVGVGSPSIMAASGFMKIPDSGVDAMAMEGVEDHPYDIAHQRIAYGRREPGPQVWFWRSVGHSQNIFFTESFIDEMAAAAKADPFEFRRSLLSTQPRYKAVLELAAQKAGWGKKLAKGHFHGIAVAQSFGTYVAEVAEVSVAADGTPRVHRVVAAVDCGMTVNPQTIARQIEGAIVYGLSAALYGKITLKNGRVEQSNFHDYPVLRMNEMPKVEVHLLTSTEAPGGIGEPGTPPIAPAVTNAIFAATGKRIRSLPIDTALLKKA, from the coding sequence ATGGACAGCACCACCACCGTTCGATCGAACAGCCGCCGCCAGTTCCTGAAGACCAGCACGGGTGCCGCCCTGGTCGTCGGCTTCGCCCTGCCCGCGGCGCTGACCCGGGCGCAGGCGCAACAGGCGCAGAGCAACACCTTCGCGCCGAACGCCTGGCTGCGCATCACGCCGGACAACAAGGTCACCGTGGTCTGCGGCTCGGCCGAGATGGGCCAGGGCGTGCTGACCGCCATCCCTATGCTGCTGGCCGAGGAGCTGGACGCCGACTGGCAGCTCGTTGGCGTCGAGCAGGCGCCGGTCGATCAGGCCTATAACAATCCGATGTTCGGCATGCAGGCCACCGGCGGCAGCACCACTGTGCGTGCGCACTGGACGCCGCTGCGCGAGGCCGGTGCTGCCGCCCGCGAAATGCTGGTGGCCGCCGCCGCAGCGCAATGGAAGGTCGAGCCTGCCAGCCTGCGCACTGAGCTCAGCCACGTGATCGGACCTGGCGGCAAGAAGCTCAGCTACGGCGCGCTGGTCGCCGACGCCTCCAAGCAGTCGGTCCCGACCAAGCCCGCGCTGAAGGCGCCCAAGGATTTCAAGATCCTCGGCAAGCCGACCAACCGGCTCGACACCCCGGCCAAGATCAATGGCACAGCCAAGTTCGGCATCGACGCCCATCTGGACGGCCTGCTGGTGGCCGTGATGGCGCGCGCGCCGCTGCCCGGCGCCAAGGTCAGGAGCCTGAAGGACGACAAGGCCAAGGCCGTCAAGGGCGTGGCCCAGGTCATCCCCCTGCCCAGCGGCGTGGCCGTGCTGGCCAGTGGCTATTGGGCTGCAAAAAAGGGCCGCGACGCGCTGGAGATCGAATGGGATCTGGGCGACAAGGCCGCGCTGTCATCGGAACAGGTCAGCGCGATGCTGGCCGACGGTGCGGCCAAGGCCGATGCGGTGGCCAAGACCAGCGGCGACATCACGGCCGGCCTGGCCGGCGGCGCCAAGCGGCTGAGCGCGCAGTACGAGGCGCCCTATCTGGCCCATGCCTGCATGGAACCCTTGAACTGCACGGCCTGGGTGCGCGGCGACGCCGTCGAGATCTGGGCCGGCACGCAGAGCCAGGGCCCGGCCCAGGGCATCTTGTCGCAGGTGGCCCAGGCCACACCGGCCAAGGTGAAGATCAACACCATGCTGCTGGGCGGGGGCTTCGGCCGCCGCTTTGCGCCGGATTTCACCATCGACGCGACCCTGCTGTCCAAGATCAGCGGCCGGCCGGTGAAGCTGATCTACAGCCGTGAAGACGACATGATGGCCGGCTTCTACCGCCCCGCCTCGGTGGCCCAATTCGAGGGCGCGCTGGACGACAAGGGCCGCCCGACCGCGCTGAGCGTCGGGGTCGGCTCACCATCCATCATGGCCGCCTCGGGCTTCATGAAGATCCCCGACAGCGGCGTCGATGCCATGGCGATGGAAGGCGTCGAGGACCATCCCTACGACATCGCCCACCAGCGCATCGCCTACGGCCGGCGCGAGCCGGGCCCCCAGGTCTGGTTCTGGCGCTCGGTGGGTCATTCGCAGAACATCTTCTTCACCGAAAGCTTCATCGACGAGATGGCCGCCGCCGCCAAGGCCGACCCGTTCGAGTTCCGCCGCTCGCTGCTGAGCACGCAGCCGCGCTACAAGGCGGTGCTGGAGCTGGCCGCGCAAAAGGCGGGCTGGGGCAAGAAGCTGGCCAAGGGCCACTTCCACGGCATCGCCGTGGCGCAGAGCTTCGGCACCTATGTGGCCGAAGTGGCCGAGGTATCGGTGGCGGCTGACGGCACGCCCCGGGTGCACCGCGTCGTGGCCGCGGTCGATTGCGGCATGACGGTCAACCCGCAGACGATTGCCCGCCAGATCGAGGGCGCCATCGTCTACGGCCTGTCGGCCGCGCTGTACGGCAAGATCACGCTGAAGAACGGCCGCGTCGAGCAGAGCAACTTCCACGACTACCCGGTCTTGCGCATGAACGAGATGCCCAAGGTGGAAGTGCATCTGCTGACGTCGACCGAGGCGCCTGGCGGCATCGGCGAGCCCGGCACGCCGCCGATCGCTCCGGCCGTGACCAACGCGATCTTTGCCGCGACGGGCAAGCGCATACGCAGCCTGCCCATCGACACGGCCTTGCTGAAGAAGGCCTGA
- a CDS encoding branched-chain amino acid ABC transporter substrate-binding protein: protein MKPQLKVIAGAVLLASVGSAMAQDLVVKIGHVGPTSGAIAHLGKDNELGARMAIDELNAKGVMIGGKKAKFELLAEDDAGDPKQGTAAAQKLVDSKVNGVIGHLNSGTSIPASKVYSDAGIPQISPSATNPKFTRNGYKTTFRVVADDVHLGGTLGRYAAKELKGQAIAVIDDRTAYGQGVADEFEKGVKGAGGKLVGREFTNDKATDFTAILTSLKGKKPDVVFFGGMDAVAGPMLRQMKQLGIEAKFVGGDGICSGELPKLAAGTMGDGQVVCAEAGGVEGESKKSLEAFKAKFKEKYKLDVQVYAPYVYDALNVLVDAMVKAGSAEPAKYLPVLAKTEGYKGVTGTISFDNKGDIKNGALTLYTYKGGARSEIAVVR from the coding sequence ATGAAACCCCAATTGAAGGTGATTGCCGGCGCGGTGCTGCTGGCCTCGGTCGGCTCGGCCATGGCGCAAGACCTGGTGGTCAAGATCGGCCACGTGGGCCCGACCAGCGGCGCGATTGCCCACCTGGGCAAGGACAACGAGCTGGGCGCGCGCATGGCCATCGACGAGCTGAATGCCAAGGGCGTGATGATTGGCGGCAAGAAGGCCAAGTTCGAACTGCTGGCCGAAGACGACGCCGGCGATCCCAAGCAGGGCACGGCCGCCGCGCAGAAGCTGGTCGACTCCAAGGTCAACGGCGTGATCGGCCACCTGAACTCGGGCACCTCCATCCCCGCGTCCAAGGTCTACAGCGATGCGGGCATTCCGCAGATCTCGCCGTCGGCGACCAACCCCAAGTTCACCCGCAACGGCTACAAGACGACCTTCCGCGTCGTCGCCGATGACGTGCATCTCGGTGGCACGCTGGGCCGTTATGCCGCCAAGGAGCTGAAGGGCCAGGCGATTGCCGTGATCGACGACCGCACGGCCTACGGCCAGGGCGTGGCCGACGAGTTCGAAAAGGGCGTCAAGGGCGCTGGCGGCAAGCTGGTCGGCCGTGAATTCACCAACGACAAGGCCACGGACTTCACCGCCATCCTGACCTCCCTGAAGGGCAAGAAGCCCGACGTGGTGTTCTTCGGCGGCATGGACGCCGTGGCCGGTCCGATGCTGCGCCAGATGAAGCAGCTGGGCATAGAAGCCAAGTTCGTGGGCGGCGACGGCATCTGCTCGGGCGAGCTGCCCAAGCTGGCCGCCGGCACCATGGGTGACGGCCAGGTGGTGTGCGCCGAAGCCGGTGGCGTCGAGGGCGAGTCCAAGAAGTCGCTGGAAGCCTTCAAGGCCAAGTTCAAGGAAAAGTACAAGCTGGACGTGCAGGTCTATGCCCCCTACGTCTACGACGCCTTGAACGTGCTGGTCGATGCCATGGTCAAGGCCGGTTCGGCCGAGCCGGCCAAGTACCTGCCGGTGCTGGCCAAGACCGAGGGCTACAAGGGCGTGACCGGCACGATCTCGTTCGACAACAAGGGCGACATCAAGAACGGCGCGCTGACGCTGTACACCTACAAGGGTGGTGCTCGCAGCGAAATCGCCGTCGTTCGCTGA
- a CDS encoding ABC transporter ATP-binding protein translates to MAKNILLQVVGLNVAYGGIKAVKGVDFEIGEGELVSLIGANGAGKTTTLKAITGIQPVADGDVQFMGKSIKGQGAWDLVKQGLVMVPEGRGTFTRMTITENLQMGAFVRTDKDIDADMEKVFNIFPRLKERRHQLAGTMSGGEQQMLAMGRALMAKPKVLLMDEPSMGLSPIMVDKIFEVVNDIHQQGVTILLVEQNASRALGLANRGYVMDSGKITLSGDAKELLNDPKVRAAYLGE, encoded by the coding sequence ATGGCAAAGAACATCCTGCTTCAAGTCGTCGGCCTGAACGTGGCCTACGGTGGCATCAAGGCCGTTAAGGGCGTGGACTTCGAGATCGGCGAGGGCGAGCTGGTCAGCCTGATCGGGGCCAACGGCGCGGGCAAGACCACGACGCTCAAGGCCATCACCGGCATCCAGCCGGTGGCCGATGGTGATGTGCAATTCATGGGCAAGTCCATCAAAGGGCAGGGCGCCTGGGATCTGGTCAAACAGGGCCTGGTGATGGTGCCCGAGGGCCGCGGCACCTTCACCCGCATGACCATCACCGAGAACCTGCAGATGGGCGCCTTTGTGCGCACCGACAAGGACATCGACGCCGACATGGAGAAGGTGTTCAACATCTTCCCGCGGCTCAAAGAGAGAAGACATCAGCTCGCCGGCACGATGTCCGGCGGCGAGCAGCAGATGCTGGCCATGGGCCGCGCCTTGATGGCCAAGCCCAAGGTCTTGCTGATGGACGAGCCCAGCATGGGCCTCTCACCCATCATGGTGGACAAGATATTCGAGGTGGTGAACGACATCCACCAGCAGGGCGTGACGATACTGCTGGTCGAGCAGAACGCCAGCCGGGCCTTGGGCCTGGCCAACCGGGGCTATGTGATGGACTCGGGCAAGATCACCTTGAGTGGGGACGCCAAGGAGTTGCTCAACGATCCCAAGGTGCGGGCCGCTTATCTGGGCGAATGA